One Phaseolus vulgaris cultivar G19833 chromosome 11, P. vulgaris v2.0, whole genome shotgun sequence genomic window carries:
- the LOC137805691 gene encoding zinc finger BED domain-containing protein DAYSLEEPER-like, translated as MENVKDEDVLIKNMAKLMIVKFEKYWDEYSVVLAFGVILDPRMKLETLRFCFQKIDSLSWEPKLEKIKEKLYKVFAEYSTKGFTTSSSVQKQKQGQSSLPSSMSKPSLFYELKMRKLQVANKAGRSQLDTYLDEPTLDFDYLEQMDVLDCWKYNSQCFSDLALMARDLLSIPITTIASEFAFSIGSRILNKYRNRLLPENVEAIICTSSWKHGFS; from the exons ATGGAGAATGTGAAGGATGAAGATGTACTAATTAAGAACATGGCTAAATTGATGATAGTAAAGTTTGAGAAATATTGGGATGAATATAGCGTTGTACTTGCATTTGGTGTAATTTTAGACCCAAGGATGAAGTTAGAAACATTGAGATTTTGCTTTCAAAAAATTGATTCACTTTCTTGGGAACCAAAATTGGAAAAGATCAAGGAAAAATTATACAAAGTTTTTGCTGAATATTCTACCAAAGGTTTCACAACATCATCAAGTGTTCAAAAGCAAAAGCAAGGACAATCTTCACTCCCATCATCTATGTCTAAACCAAGTCTTTTTTAT GAATTAAAAATGCGCAAGCTTCAAGTAGCTAATAAAGCTGGAAGGTCACAACTTGACACTTATTTGGATGAACCAACTTTGGATTTTGACTATTTAGAGCAGATGGATGTGTTAGATTGTTGGAAATATAATAGTCAATGTTTTTCTGATCTTGCTTTAATGGCTAGAGATTTGTTGAGCATCCCTATAACCACAATTGCATCAGAATTTGCATTTAGCATTGGTTCTCGAATTCTTAACAAGTATAGGAATCGACTTTTGCCTGAAAACGTGGAAGCAATCATTTGTACTTCTAGTTGGAAACATGGATTTTCTTAG